In a genomic window of Telopea speciosissima isolate NSW1024214 ecotype Mountain lineage chromosome 5, Tspe_v1, whole genome shotgun sequence:
- the LOC122661763 gene encoding F-box protein At1g47056-like, producing the protein MMYIFHNLYLSSKQSKNFLCKFKVKNISSLLSQPQHISDLPDECLAFIFKSLDSLDRDSCSLVCRRWLRVEGQSRHRLSLKFQWPVTDLLPSIPSLFTRFDAITTLFLKCGPDPESVLIGDDALILISLYCSTLTRLKLHACNNLTDVGMAAFAVNCKGLKELNCDSCNFGAKGINAVLDHCSSLEELSLKRISGFTDSSAAIPIGPGVAANSLKKICIKKLHNGQCFGPLIIGSKNLRTLEISLCYGDYWDKLLEDIVERVTGLVEVYLKIWFSDVGLAAISNCSNLEILHFVETPVCTNVGLVSIGKHCKRLRELHIYGWKANRIGDEGLAAIAKGCPNLEELVLFGINPTFFSMSPLAANCKNLKRLALCWSDTFGDAEISCIAAKCMALKYLFIMECRVTDYVMEALPGRCLNLIKVRARGCRGITCDGMVTGVDWGPWDIIVDDGEGEPFWDDIRRDFKDESLFESVTDTTPPPDDPMEYEIIIHA; encoded by the coding sequence ACATCTCCGATCTCCCCGACGAGTGCCTGGCCTTCATCTTCAAATCCCTGGACTCCCTCGACCGCGATAGTTGCTCTCTTGTCTGCCGCCGATGGCTCCGGGTCGAGGGTCAGAGTCGACATCGCCTTTCCCTCAAGTTCCAATGGCCCGTGACCGATCTTCTCCCCTCCATCCCTTCTTTATTCACGCGCTTCGATGCTATCACCACACTCTTCCTCAAATGCGGCCCGGATCCCGAATCCGTACTCATAGGCGACGACGCTCTTATCCTCATCTCTCTATACTGCAGTACCCTTACTCGCCTCAAGCTTCATGCTTGCAACAATTTGACAGATGTCGGTATGGCCGCTTTTGCCGTCAACTGCAAGGGTTTAAAGGAGCTCAATTGTGATTCCTGCAACTTTGGTGCCAAGGGCATAAACGCTGTCCTAGATCACTGTTCCTCCCTGGAAGAGCTCTCTCTCAAGCGTATTAGCGGCTTTACTGACAGTTCCGCGGCCATTCCTATTGGACCAGGTGTAGCTGCGAACTCCCTTAAGAAAATCTGCATCAAGAAGCTCCACAACGGCCAGTGCTTCGGACCCCTGATTATTGGTTCCAAGAATCTCAGAACCTTGGAGATCTCCCTCTGCTATGGAGATTATTGGGATAAGCTCCTCGAAGACATAGTGGAACGAGTCACTGGACTGGTTGAGGTGTATCTGAAGATATGGTTTAGCGATGTCGGTCTCGCTGCTATCTCCAATTGCTCGAATCTGGAGATCTTGCACTTTGTTGAGACTCCCGTGTGCACGAATGTAGGGCTTGTGTCCATCGGTAAACACTGCAAGCGCCTAAGGGAACTCCACATTTATGGATGGAAGGCCAATAGAATAGGTGACGAGGGCCTTGCTGCCATTGCCAAAGGGTGCCCTAACCTTGAGGAGTTGGTTCTCTTTGGTATCAATCCTACTTTTTTTAGTATGAGCCCGCTCGCTGCCAATTGCAAGAATCTCAAGCGCTTAGCACTGTGTTGGAGTGACACGTTTGGTGACGCCGAGATTTCATGCATTGCTGCTAAATGTATGGCATTGAAGTATCTCTTTATCATGGAGTGCCGTGTCACCGATTATGTTATGGAAGCGCTTCCCGGTCGCTGCCTTAATCTGATCAAGGTGAGGGCTAGGGGTTGCAGGGGAATAACTTGTGATGGTATGGTTACGGGGGTAGATTGGGGTCCATGGGATATCATTGTAGATGATGGAGAAGGCGAACCCTTTTGGGACGATATCAGGCGAGATTTCAAAGATGAATCACTTTTTGAGTCTGTGACTGATACTACACCACCACCTGATGATCCAATGGAGTATGAGATAATTATTCATGCTTAG